From the Scatophagus argus isolate fScaArg1 chromosome 21, fScaArg1.pri, whole genome shotgun sequence genome, one window contains:
- the hbae5 gene encoding hemoglobin, alpha embryonic 5, giving the protein MSLNEKDKAVVKALWAKISKSADAVGSDALSRMLCVYPQTKTYFSHWPDMSPGSAPVKAHAKKVMSGVGQAVAKIDDLTNGLLELSEQHAFQLRVDPANFKILSHCLLVVIATMFPNDFTPEAHVAMDKFLAAVALALAERYR; this is encoded by the exons ATGAGTTTGAATGAGAAAGACAAGGCTGTCGTCAAGGCCTTGTGGGCCAAGATTTCCAAGTCAGCAGATGCTGTCGGCTCTGACGCTCTGAGCAG GATGCTCTGCGTCTACCCACAAACCAAGACCTACTTCTCCCACTGGCCTGACATGAGTCCCGGCTCTGCCCCCGTGAAGGCCCACGCAAAGAAAGTGATGAGCGGAGTCGGTCAGGCTGTGGCCAAGATTGACGACCTGACTAACGGCCTGCTGGAGCTGAGCGAACAGCACGCCTTCCAGCTGAGAGTGGACCCGGCCAACTTCAAG ATCTTGTCCCACTGCCTTCTCGTGGTGATCGCCACCATGTTCCCCAATGACTTTACTCCTGAGGCCCACGTCGCCATGGATAAATTCCTTGCCGCCGTGGCCCTGGCTCTGGCTGAGAGATACCGCTGA